One window from the genome of Brachyspira sp. SAP_772 encodes:
- a CDS encoding dihydroorotate dehydrogenase: MNNDRLNINFLGKELKNPVITSSGCFGFGEEYNDYFDVNELGAVNLKGITLNKKDGNSGVRIAETPSGMINCIGLENPGIEYFRDNIIKNIKYSTPIILNINGSTLEEYVKVAEIANEIERVDFIELNISCPNVKNGGMAFGASCESAENTTKEVKKVLTKKPLIVKLSPNVTDIASIAKSVEYAGADSVSLVNTFLAMKIDIKTKKPLLGNTFGGLSGAAIMPIALRMVYQVYKAVNIPIVGMGGIQKYEDALEFIMAGASVISIGSGIFSNPLLPVEIIKQMNNYLEENNINNIKDLIGVAHL; the protein is encoded by the coding sequence ATGAATAATGACAGACTTAATATTAATTTTTTAGGTAAAGAATTAAAGAACCCAGTGATAACTTCATCTGGATGTTTTGGCTTTGGTGAAGAGTATAATGATTATTTTGATGTTAATGAACTTGGTGCTGTAAACTTAAAAGGCATAACATTAAATAAAAAAGATGGAAACAGTGGAGTTCGCATTGCAGAAACACCAAGCGGAATGATTAATTGTATAGGCTTAGAAAATCCGGGTATAGAATATTTTAGAGACAATATTATAAAAAATATAAAATACTCAACGCCTATTATTTTAAATATTAATGGAAGCACATTAGAAGAGTATGTTAAAGTGGCAGAGATTGCTAATGAGATAGAGAGGGTTGATTTTATAGAGCTTAATATATCTTGTCCTAATGTAAAAAATGGCGGTATGGCTTTTGGGGCTAGTTGTGAAAGTGCTGAGAATACTACAAAAGAAGTAAAGAAAGTATTAACAAAAAAGCCTTTAATAGTGAAATTATCTCCGAATGTTACGGATATTGCAAGCATTGCAAAATCTGTAGAGTATGCAGGTGCGGATAGTGTTTCATTAGTTAATACTTTTTTAGCTATGAAGATAGATATAAAAACAAAAAAGCCATTATTAGGCAACACTTTTGGAGGGCTTTCGGGGGCAGCTATAATGCCTATTGCTTTGAGAATGGTTTATCAAGTTTACAAGGCTGTTAATATACCTATAGTTGGAATGGGGGGCATTCAAAAATATGAAGATGCTTTAGAGTTTATAATGGCTGGTGCTTCGGTTATTTCAATAGGCTCTGGTATATTTTCTAACCCTTTGCTTCCTGTAGAAATAATAAAACAAATGAACAATTATCTTGAAGAGAATAATATAAACAATATAAAAGATTTAATAGGAGTAGCACATTTATGA
- the pyrF gene encoding orotidine-5'-phosphate decarboxylase, whose translation MMISDNNPKDRLIIALDFNSMSEAVTLIDELGDEAVFYKVGLELFLYTKGEIIEYLANKNKKVFLDLKFHDIPNTTAMASLFAAKQNVFMFNVHTSGGKKMMEKTVEEIKKLNKENLIIGVTVLTSLSENDVKNMFSSNVALKDLAVNWAKLAKESGLDGVVCSPREAAIIKKECGENFRTVCPGVRPKWASVDDQERIMTPKEAIENGCDYLVVGRPITRSEDRVKACRMVVEEIAQGMENNKKSNAQKIAMALLSSQAVKLNVKEPFTFVSGIKSPIYCDNRYVIGFPEYRKVIVESFVDILKLKDFDIVAGTATAGIPWAAFIAYELDKPMCYIRAEKKEHGRGRQIEGADCNGKRLILIEDLISTGGSSIKAFEAAKAEGAIGLEIISIFSYEFEKAKKNFEEANIKFSSLSNFSSLMEIAKDEKYISEEELKKALEWNKDPDNWNV comes from the coding sequence ATGATGATATCAGATAACAATCCAAAAGACAGACTTATAATAGCATTAGATTTTAATTCTATGTCTGAGGCGGTGACGTTAATAGATGAACTTGGTGATGAGGCTGTGTTTTATAAAGTGGGGCTTGAATTATTTTTATATACTAAAGGCGAGATAATAGAATATTTGGCTAATAAAAATAAAAAAGTATTTTTAGATTTGAAATTTCATGACATACCAAATACAACAGCTATGGCTTCACTTTTTGCTGCTAAACAAAATGTATTTATGTTTAATGTGCATACAAGCGGCGGAAAAAAGATGATGGAAAAGACTGTTGAAGAGATAAAAAAATTAAACAAAGAAAACTTAATAATAGGTGTAACTGTTTTAACTAGCCTTTCAGAAAATGATGTAAAAAATATGTTTAGTTCAAATGTAGCATTAAAAGATTTGGCTGTTAATTGGGCAAAACTAGCAAAAGAGTCTGGTCTTGATGGGGTTGTATGCTCACCTAGAGAGGCTGCTATTATCAAAAAAGAATGCGGTGAGAACTTTAGAACAGTGTGTCCGGGAGTTCGTCCTAAGTGGGCTAGCGTTGATGACCAAGAGAGAATTATGACACCAAAAGAAGCTATAGAAAATGGTTGCGATTATCTTGTAGTTGGGCGTCCTATCACAAGAAGCGAAGACAGAGTTAAAGCTTGCAGAATGGTTGTTGAAGAGATAGCTCAAGGCATGGAAAACAATAAAAAAAGCAATGCACAAAAAATAGCTATGGCTTTACTTTCATCTCAAGCTGTTAAACTTAATGTTAAAGAGCCTTTTACTTTTGTATCTGGAATAAAAAGCCCTATATATTGCGACAACAGATATGTAATAGGTTTCCCTGAATATAGAAAAGTTATAGTTGAATCTTTTGTAGATATATTAAAATTAAAGGATTTTGATATAGTAGCCGGTACTGCAACAGCTGGCATACCTTGGGCGGCTTTTATAGCGTATGAACTTGATAAGCCTATGTGCTATATTAGAGCAGAGAAAAAAGAGCATGGCAGAGGAAGGCAGATTGAAGGTGCTGATTGTAACGGCAAAAGATTAATACTTATAGAAGATTTAATTTCAACAGGCGGTAGTTCTATAAAAGCATTTGAGGCCGCTAAGGCAGAAGGAGCTATTGGGCTTGAAATTATTTCAATATTTTCTTATGAGTTTGAAAAGGCTAAGAAAAACTTTGAAGAGGCAAATATAAAATTCTCTTCTCTTTCTAATTTCTCATCGTTAATGGAAATAGCAAAAGACGAGAAGTATATAAGCGAAGAGGAATTGAAGAAAGCTTTAGAGTGGAACAAAGACCCAGATAATTGGAATGTTTGA
- a CDS encoding BspA family leucine-rich repeat surface protein — MSKHKPQTKEELKKLVEDESIYLGDIDTSLITDMSSIFYESLRKDFKGIEKWDTSNVKNMQNMFSDAVYFNHNIEKWNVSKVENMGAMFLRCLYFNQPLNDWNVSNVKDMGAMFAGAESFNMPLNKWNTCNVFDMRAMFNMAFNFNQDLNNWDTSKVENMNGMFSQAKNFNQPLDKWNTSNVKTMLLMFNGCINFNQDLNSWNTSNVENMHGMFYDAKNFNQPLNNWKVNKVIDMSEMFSKSGFQYYDSLDDWNIEYLEYLDDWADIIYKNIDKLTLKWILYLYAFDNENKIIIKKIEENIKEIHKIASESNNKKIQSVKRKLENIYYNDLKEAVNYEIFDTIEKYEESIKLSKKDEKKVSYIENSNVLIKDKSRIVDEKIIKYIYLKYLELKRDVYYLLEIDSIIDLLDRESFLSFAKNIYIETHKETSAIVYSLYGGDEALREIYKKEKDSNFFLIILSSVKTTEYSIELLYDIYSKTKKSELREEAFYLINKISKKIGLDIDDLELKFSSNFGFDSRGEKIINDNYKLILNADYSVNVFDIKNNKELKTTPKNLEGNIKEEIKHIKKEIPDIIKKLSLKLIKSLMYEKKYNYSFFKEVFINNPIMNKFSSSLIWNLYDKDNLFLTTFRYAGDGSYSNCDDEEVKINDDSFISLASPAEMDDETINKWKRQLEDYELSQPINQLSIIKLYKNNLESEINKLQNIEISYGSFKAFGARYSMNPSYLDFCVVGSYNLIMENGDSFEIKINTNNKIDYKDKVKININFYNEKNNKVQDRFIYTLLILMIVDFRLTDIFA; from the coding sequence AAAAAATTGGTAGAAGATGAAAGTATTTATTTGGGTGATATTGATACAAGTTTAATAACTGATATGAGCAGTATTTTTTATGAAAGTTTAAGGAAAGATTTTAAAGGTATTGAGAAATGGGATACTTCAAATGTTAAAAATATGCAGAATATGTTTAGTGATGCTGTATACTTTAATCATAATATAGAAAAGTGGAATGTTTCTAAAGTTGAAAATATGGGAGCTATGTTTTTAAGATGCCTTTATTTTAATCAGCCTCTTAATGATTGGAATGTTTCCAATGTAAAGGATATGGGAGCTATGTTTGCTGGAGCTGAAAGTTTTAATATGCCTCTTAATAAATGGAATACTTGTAATGTTTTTGATATGAGAGCAATGTTTAATATGGCTTTCAATTTCAATCAGGATTTAAATAATTGGGATACTTCTAAAGTTGAAAATATGAATGGTATGTTTTCGCAAGCAAAGAATTTTAATCAGCCTCTTGATAAATGGAATACTTCAAATGTAAAAACTATGCTGTTAATGTTTAATGGATGCATAAATTTTAATCAAGATTTAAATAGTTGGAACACTTCTAATGTTGAGAATATGCATGGTATGTTTTATGATGCCAAAAATTTTAATCAGCCTTTGAATAATTGGAAAGTTAATAAAGTTATAGATATGAGTGAAATGTTTTCAAAAAGCGGTTTTCAGTATTATGATTCTTTAGATGATTGGAATATTGAATATCTTGAGTATTTAGATGATTGGGCTGATATCATTTATAAGAATATAGATAAATTAACTCTGAAATGGATTTTATATTTATATGCTTTTGATAATGAGAATAAAATTATAATTAAAAAAATAGAGGAGAATATAAAAGAGATTCATAAAATAGCTTCAGAAAGTAATAATAAAAAAATCCAATCAGTAAAAAGAAAATTAGAAAACATTTATTATAATGATTTGAAAGAAGCTGTTAATTATGAAATATTTGACACTATTGAAAAATATGAAGAAAGTATTAAATTAAGTAAAAAAGATGAAAAGAAAGTTTCTTATATAGAAAATTCTAATGTATTGATAAAAGATAAATCGAGAATAGTTGATGAAAAAATCATAAAATATATATACTTAAAATATTTAGAGTTAAAAAGAGATGTTTATTATTTGCTTGAAATTGATTCTATAATAGATTTACTTGACAGAGAAAGTTTTTTAAGTTTTGCTAAAAATATTTATATAGAAACTCATAAAGAAACTTCTGCCATTGTTTATAGTTTGTATGGAGGCGATGAAGCTTTAAGAGAAATATACAAAAAAGAGAAAGACTCTAATTTTTTCTTAATAATTTTATCATCAGTAAAAACAACAGAATATAGTATTGAGTTATTATATGATATTTATTCAAAAACTAAAAAATCAGAATTGAGAGAAGAGGCTTTTTATTTAATAAATAAAATATCAAAAAAAATAGGGCTTGATATTGATGATTTAGAATTGAAATTTAGTTCAAATTTTGGATTCGACTCAAGAGGCGAAAAAATTATTAATGACAACTATAAATTAATTTTGAATGCTGATTATTCTGTAAATGTATTTGATATAAAAAATAATAAAGAATTAAAAACTACTCCTAAAAATTTAGAAGGAAATATAAAAGAAGAAATTAAGCATATAAAAAAAGAAATACCTGATATTATAAAGAAATTATCTTTAAAGTTAATAAAATCATTAATGTATGAAAAGAAATATAATTATAGTTTTTTCAAAGAAGTATTTATTAACAACCCTATAATGAATAAATTTTCTTCTTCACTTATATGGAATTTGTATGATAAAGATAACTTGTTTTTAACTACATTCAGATATGCAGGTGACGGAAGTTATTCAAATTGCGATGATGAAGAAGTTAAAATTAACGATGACAGCTTTATAAGTTTAGCAAGCCCTGCAGAAATGGACGATGAAACTATAAATAAATGGAAGCGTCAATTAGAAGATTATGAACTTAGTCAGCCAATCAATCAATTAAGTATAATAAAATTATATAAAAATAATTTGGAAAGTGAGATAAATAAATTACAAAACATTGAAATATCTTATGGTAGTTTTAAGGCTTTTGGTGCTAGGTATTCAATGAATCCTAGTTATTTAGATTTTTGTGTAGTTGGAAGTTATAATTTAATAATGGAAAACGGAGACTCTTTTGAAATAAAAATAAATACTAATAATAAAATTGATTATAAAGACAAAGTAAAAATAAACATTAACTTTTATAACGAAAAAAATAATAAAGTGCAAGATAGATTTATTTACACATTACTCATTTTGATGATTGTGGATTTTAGGCTTACTGATATATTTGCTTAA